A genomic stretch from Candidatus Neomarinimicrobiota bacterium includes:
- a CDS encoding Crp/Fnr family transcriptional regulator — protein sequence MAEKTKLWYLENFNLFSEMAQKSMEEMGRKSKMKTNKKKEIIYFPDERSDTIYILKEGKVKISRIAEDGRTTTMQLIGPGEIFGEGSILGQEKHENIAEVMEDAVICTISKNMFQEMMKDNPALNMSITKFIGFRLQTIQSHVEDLVFKNAQERIESFLKRYVKNFGKQMVDGWIVRPFLKHQEIADLTATARQTVNMVLNELADQGTIKYTRRFLQVKETDWLN from the coding sequence ATGGCTGAAAAAACAAAACTCTGGTATTTGGAAAATTTCAATCTTTTTTCCGAAATGGCTCAAAAATCTATGGAAGAAATGGGTCGTAAGAGTAAAATGAAAACGAACAAGAAGAAAGAAATTATTTATTTCCCGGATGAGAGAAGTGACACCATTTATATTCTAAAGGAAGGGAAAGTAAAAATTTCCCGAATCGCTGAAGATGGACGCACAACCACAATGCAGCTCATCGGTCCGGGAGAAATTTTTGGCGAAGGATCTATTCTTGGGCAGGAGAAGCATGAGAATATTGCCGAGGTGATGGAAGATGCAGTGATTTGTACAATCAGTAAAAACATGTTTCAAGAAATGATGAAAGATAATCCTGCTTTAAATATGAGTATTACAAAATTCATCGGGTTTCGACTACAGACGATTCAATCTCACGTTGAAGATCTAGTGTTCAAAAACGCTCAAGAACGAATTGAATCATTTCTCAAGCGATATGTAAAAAACTTTGGGAAACAAATGGTTGATGGCTGGATAGTAAGACCTTTTCTCAAACATCAAGAAATCGCTGATCTTACTGCTACTGCGCGACAAACAGTAAATATGGTTCTAAATGAACTTGCTGATCAAGGTACCATTAAATATACACGGCGCTTTTTACAGGTGAAGGAAACCGACTGGCTTAATTGA
- the msrB gene encoding peptide-methionine (R)-S-oxide reductase MsrB translates to MRLHFIGLFIFLMVWALAQSGEDGTTVTEKVTKTESEWQNCLTPDEYRILREKETEQAFTGEFYKHKEKGTYVCAACDEELFSSDTKYDSGSGWPSFYEALDKSKIAYKEDNSILSKRIEILCAKCNSHLGHVFDDGPNPTGKRYCVNSVSLDFQKE, encoded by the coding sequence ATGCGATTACACTTCATTGGTTTATTCATTTTTCTAATGGTTTGGGCGTTGGCCCAATCCGGAGAGGATGGCACCACTGTGACAGAAAAAGTAACAAAAACCGAATCCGAATGGCAAAATTGTCTCACACCGGATGAATACAGAATTCTTCGTGAAAAAGAGACCGAGCAGGCCTTTACCGGGGAATTTTACAAACATAAAGAAAAGGGTACATATGTTTGTGCTGCCTGTGACGAAGAACTATTTAGTTCGGATACGAAGTACGATTCCGGGAGCGGTTGGCCGAGTTTTTATGAAGCGCTTGATAAATCTAAAATCGCCTATAAAGAAGATAACAGCATTTTAAGTAAGCGAATTGAAATCCTTTGCGCAAAATGTAATTCGCATTTGGGGCACGTGTTTGATGACGGCCCTAATCCAACAGGGAAACGGTATTGTGTAAATTCGGTTTCATTGGATTTTCAAAAAGAATAA
- a CDS encoding T9SS type A sorting domain-containing protein, giving the protein MWWIKRGIFSFIIWIAFLFGQGGPVGCGDVVIDQIPFNYQGSTLGAGDSIDVTEWGQANSEDFIFTLNVVDTILIDFSVCHAFTDFDIQMGVFEFNDTCGVDTIGPPTCRYPTGDQGAGAGYDCYSEDTQSCTESMASTIGTSIEGTPEYRGMIFEYQLYPLDGADTTTYFIVIDGYNTTGNFQLSIDYSAPPFIVSSNLDPTNNWIDITTNEGVYDNNEPWNGAPFAIQVDDFTIEFQQNGGLATEVAIQGISKQDGSPLEGGESMIRLALNVGGAASGVETIEIKPANANSVFDGGGVAMGNTSSTGTIFLNEQLPPLMNSSQSILATDNSYAALSISEGIFTNNDGSGALLVSDFSVDFNANGGTASGVDIQLVTKPGGNSLTGGEDSLWIYLNVTGSPSGVETIIIRPENNDAIFDANGNAMSIASTSDQLTLFPFPRIIADQTQLSGDNVYVKLFMSEGVYGNSSANTPMEVSDLQVVFTQNAGNATGTVLTSITKTNGSVLAGGEDSLLVYFTLSNPPASGTESIEIKSVSNNSIFNSIGNPLVSIETTGPIQLNDKWVPTFINAELSLDSAVTVTISEGIYTNADGTGSVLPADFAIDVDQNGGNASSASITQLTRMDESGLVGGETDILVHFTTTDLSSGVEQIEIRPATDASVYDLNGNAMQMAMSSGEVTLKDFFPPIIRSSSNLIWDNQIEVKFSEGSYSTNSGSGGLDDSDFELEFFNNGGNANAVSIGSVTSEWNTALSGGELIVRLHLDFDFPPSGVETIRAFPMNENTIFDESGNAMFPTETTPTFQLNDKLPPSITEASLDDQETIPLIFAQEIEFSISEPLKSFDLQVATKFTDSLKFSVDTTISVMKLTLFPPFASLDTITITWDNLKDSANAIHDPQVIYTYYTPALGDFDMDDDIDATDLSELVSSWYQKDYDSELGPVTGTLPHYIIQTDAEFGLDDGMAFVQMWYWKNQLNSLSRPLRTTNGKKIELRKFNHSFSVIPPKKSSTGQVYLEYNPMILELEHSFESSSPSQITLTQHNKSTGKFLFEFAGLDNIELPDINFKTSFRQKNETNPILVYAFYDQDGSIISEGTESLEILSIPKEFALHPVFPNPFNPIATIRFDIPVEMLHTTSIRIYDITGRMVETLMDGEIETGFHEISWDGHNQSSGVYFAELMSGDVRKIRRMILLK; this is encoded by the coding sequence ATGTGGTGGATTAAACGAGGAATATTTTCATTCATAATTTGGATTGCCTTTTTATTTGGACAAGGTGGTCCTGTTGGATGCGGAGATGTTGTCATCGATCAAATTCCATTTAATTATCAAGGTTCTACATTAGGTGCCGGAGATTCGATAGATGTAACCGAATGGGGTCAGGCAAATTCAGAAGATTTTATTTTTACTTTAAACGTAGTCGATACAATTCTAATCGACTTTTCTGTCTGTCATGCTTTTACTGATTTTGATATTCAAATGGGCGTTTTCGAGTTTAATGACACATGCGGTGTAGATACGATAGGACCTCCAACTTGCAGATATCCTACAGGTGATCAAGGTGCAGGCGCAGGATATGATTGTTATAGCGAAGATACCCAATCTTGTACGGAAAGTATGGCTTCAACAATAGGAACTTCAATTGAAGGAACCCCCGAATACAGAGGAATGATTTTTGAATACCAATTATATCCACTTGATGGAGCAGATACAACAACATATTTCATTGTTATTGACGGGTACAATACGACAGGAAATTTTCAGCTATCCATTGATTATTCTGCTCCTCCATTTATTGTTTCCAGTAATTTAGATCCAACTAATAATTGGATTGATATTACAACTAATGAAGGCGTGTATGATAATAACGAACCTTGGAATGGTGCCCCCTTTGCGATTCAGGTTGATGATTTTACTATTGAATTCCAGCAGAATGGAGGATTAGCAACAGAGGTAGCTATACAAGGAATCAGCAAACAAGATGGAAGCCCATTGGAAGGTGGTGAATCAATGATTCGTTTGGCTCTAAACGTTGGTGGCGCGGCGTCGGGAGTAGAAACAATTGAAATTAAACCAGCCAATGCAAATTCGGTATTTGATGGCGGCGGTGTAGCCATGGGTAATACATCCTCGACGGGTACAATTTTTTTAAATGAACAACTTCCTCCATTAATGAATTCCTCTCAATCCATACTAGCTACTGACAATTCCTATGCTGCTTTATCAATTTCCGAAGGAATTTTTACCAATAACGATGGCAGCGGCGCCTTGCTGGTCTCGGATTTTTCAGTTGACTTTAATGCGAATGGAGGAACAGCCAGTGGGGTAGATATACAGTTGGTCACCAAACCCGGTGGGAATTCCCTGACAGGCGGCGAGGACAGTTTGTGGATATATCTTAATGTAACCGGCAGCCCAAGCGGAGTGGAAACAATTATTATTCGTCCGGAAAATAATGATGCTATTTTTGATGCAAATGGGAATGCAATGTCTATAGCATCTACCAGCGATCAGCTGACACTTTTCCCCTTTCCGCGGATAATAGCTGATCAAACACAACTAAGCGGAGATAACGTTTATGTAAAACTGTTTATGAGTGAAGGAGTGTACGGAAATAGTTCTGCAAATACTCCGATGGAAGTTTCAGATTTGCAGGTTGTGTTTACGCAAAATGCTGGAAACGCAACAGGAACTGTATTGACATCTATAACTAAAACGAACGGAAGCGTGCTGGCAGGCGGAGAAGATTCTTTATTAGTTTATTTTACATTGTCCAATCCTCCGGCGAGTGGGACGGAATCAATTGAAATTAAATCAGTGAGTAATAATTCTATTTTCAACTCAATAGGGAACCCACTTGTTTCAATAGAAACGACAGGGCCTATACAACTGAATGATAAATGGGTGCCAACGTTTATAAATGCAGAATTATCTCTGGACTCTGCAGTGACTGTGACAATTAGTGAAGGTATTTACACGAACGCAGATGGAACCGGATCGGTTTTACCAGCTGACTTTGCTATTGATGTTGATCAAAATGGAGGAAACGCATCTTCTGCTTCGATTACCCAATTAACTCGCATGGATGAATCTGGATTAGTTGGCGGAGAGACAGATATTCTTGTACACTTTACAACAACCGATCTATCAAGCGGAGTAGAACAAATTGAAATTAGACCAGCAACAGATGCTTCGGTGTACGACCTTAATGGCAATGCGATGCAGATGGCAATGAGTTCAGGAGAAGTAACGCTAAAGGATTTTTTCCCACCGATCATTCGATCATCATCCAACCTAATTTGGGATAATCAAATTGAAGTGAAATTTTCTGAGGGATCTTACAGCACGAATTCTGGATCAGGCGGGTTGGATGATTCTGATTTTGAACTTGAGTTTTTCAATAACGGTGGGAATGCTAATGCGGTATCAATCGGTAGCGTTACTTCTGAATGGAACACAGCATTAAGCGGCGGCGAACTTATTGTTCGGCTACATCTAGATTTTGATTTCCCCCCATCCGGTGTTGAAACTATTCGAGCTTTTCCTATGAATGAAAATACCATCTTTGATGAATCCGGTAATGCGATGTTTCCCACAGAAACCACGCCGACATTTCAATTAAATGACAAATTGCCACCGTCTATTACAGAAGCCAGTCTTGATGATCAAGAAACTATTCCATTAATTTTTGCTCAAGAAATTGAATTTTCAATATCAGAGCCGCTAAAATCTTTCGATCTTCAAGTTGCAACCAAATTTACCGATAGTTTAAAGTTTTCCGTTGATACAACCATATCCGTGATGAAACTCACTCTTTTCCCCCCATTCGCCAGCTTGGATACCATTACAATAACATGGGATAATCTGAAAGATTCTGCAAATGCAATTCATGATCCTCAGGTGATATACACATATTACACACCGGCATTGGGAGATTTTGACATGGATGACGATATTGATGCCACCGATTTATCTGAGTTAGTGAGTTCCTGGTACCAAAAGGATTATGATTCTGAGCTCGGTCCTGTTACCGGAACGCTTCCGCATTACATTATTCAAACCGATGCTGAGTTTGGTTTGGACGATGGAATGGCATTTGTTCAAATGTGGTATTGGAAAAATCAACTGAATTCTCTTTCCCGCCCTCTAAGAACAACAAATGGAAAAAAAATTGAATTGAGAAAATTCAATCATAGTTTTTCCGTCATCCCACCGAAAAAAAGTTCAACGGGACAAGTCTATTTGGAATACAATCCAATGATATTGGAATTAGAACACAGTTTCGAATCATCATCGCCATCCCAAATCACATTAACTCAGCACAATAAATCAACGGGAAAATTTCTTTTTGAGTTTGCAGGGCTGGATAACATAGAGTTACCGGACATAAATTTTAAAACGTCATTTCGCCAGAAAAATGAAACAAATCCGATATTGGTTTATGCATTTTATGATCAAGATGGATCCATCATCAGCGAAGGGACAGAATCATTAGAAATTCTTTCAATTCCAAAAGAATTTGCGCTTCATCCAGTTTTCCCCAATCCATTTAATCCAATTGCCACCATTCGGTTTGATATTCCCGTAGAGATGTTGCATACCACATCTATACGCATTTACGATATCACGGGACGGATGGTGGAAACTCTGATGGATGGAGAAATAGAAACCGGATTTCATGAAATTTCCTGGGACGGTCACAACCAGTCCAGCGGTGTATATTTTGCTGAACTAATGTCAGGTGATGTGCGTAAAATTCGGAGAATGATTTTATTGAAATGA
- a CDS encoding DUF3047 domain-containing protein yields MKIHNLLFLPIMFAYSQSILLEPFKSMESWEPLNFKKIDKHTQYSIDKRNPHGSYLKAESDNSASGLIWEKSFDVNESPLLRWKWKVSNIYSKGNAKEKSGDDYPIRIYVMFEYDPETVGFLESALYESAKLLYGEYPPHSSLNYIWSNKNHAEEIIPNSYTEKAQMILMQKGKTNVGKWMVEDVNILEDYRKAFGEEPPKKASLAIMSDSDNTGESTTAWIDFIELKGKRE; encoded by the coding sequence ATGAAAATTCATAATTTATTATTTTTACCAATTATGTTTGCTTATAGCCAATCCATTTTATTGGAACCATTTAAATCAATGGAGAGCTGGGAACCACTTAATTTTAAAAAGATCGATAAACACACGCAATATTCCATTGATAAGAGAAATCCCCACGGTTCATATTTGAAAGCAGAATCAGATAATTCTGCTTCCGGCTTGATTTGGGAAAAATCTTTTGACGTGAATGAATCGCCATTGCTACGGTGGAAGTGGAAAGTATCTAATATATATTCAAAAGGGAATGCGAAGGAAAAATCCGGTGATGATTATCCAATTCGGATTTACGTTATGTTTGAATATGATCCTGAAACGGTGGGGTTTTTGGAATCTGCACTATACGAATCGGCGAAATTACTTTATGGAGAATATCCGCCCCATAGCAGTCTGAATTATATTTGGTCAAATAAAAACCATGCAGAAGAAATCATTCCCAATTCTTATACGGAAAAAGCGCAAATGATACTGATGCAAAAAGGAAAAACGAATGTAGGAAAATGGATGGTTGAAGATGTAAATATTTTAGAAGATTATCGAAAAGCGTTTGGTGAAGAGCCACCTAAAAAAGCCAGTCTTGCCATTATGAGTGATTCTGATAATACGGGCGAATCCACAACGGCTTGGATAGATTTTATTGAATTAAAAGGGAAAAGGGAGTAG
- a CDS encoding TetR/AcrR family transcriptional regulator — MKKEDRINQILNCTSKLLGKKSLDAIRTAEIAKEAGISEGALFKYFKTKDELLTKIIESYIENSHPIIDESEITTVQEFRDFINDYLSSMIVINEKRIPYLRLLLQISMQGHPLAKQKYKNVMGGFWKITEDRIEYGKKHWGFNPDFNPSIQIRLLHLSVLMFLIEQEVFEAKKYDPYKLEEVKDIAIENFFIQLTQQ, encoded by the coding sequence ATGAAGAAAGAAGACCGCATAAATCAGATACTTAACTGCACCAGTAAACTACTGGGTAAAAAATCGCTGGACGCTATTCGAACGGCTGAGATTGCCAAAGAAGCTGGGATTTCGGAAGGTGCATTATTTAAATATTTTAAGACAAAAGATGAATTATTAACCAAAATAATTGAATCCTATATTGAAAATTCACATCCTATTATTGACGAAAGCGAAATCACAACAGTTCAAGAATTTCGTGATTTTATTAACGATTATTTATCCAGTATGATAGTAATAAATGAAAAAAGAATTCCTTATCTCAGACTATTACTACAAATCAGCATGCAGGGGCATCCACTGGCAAAGCAAAAATATAAGAATGTTATGGGCGGGTTTTGGAAAATTACAGAAGACAGAATTGAATACGGGAAAAAGCATTGGGGTTTTAACCCAGATTTTAATCCATCCATTCAAATTAGATTACTTCACTTAAGCGTTCTCATGTTTCTAATCGAACAGGAAGTGTTTGAAGCAAAGAAATATGATCCCTATAAACTGGAAGAAGTTAAAGATATCGCAATCGAAAACTTCTTCATTCAACTTACTCAACAATAA
- a CDS encoding DoxX family protein — protein sequence MDTLNKFSGLGHWLVRLSLAGTFVFHGMGKFPMAEMMAKMMGMPLPMIYMLAMMEVVAGLLILYGGIGPEWATRVAGLIIAAVMMGAIGMVHLQNGWSFTSGWGDGTNNMGGAEFQTLVAAIALFFAFKGNSLNEANS from the coding sequence ATGGATACTCTAAATAAGTTCTCTGGTTTAGGACATTGGTTAGTCAGACTGTCTCTTGCCGGAACATTTGTGTTTCATGGAATGGGGAAATTCCCTATGGCAGAAATGATGGCAAAAATGATGGGAATGCCATTACCGATGATATATATGCTGGCAATGATGGAAGTTGTAGCGGGTCTGTTAATATTATATGGCGGTATCGGACCGGAATGGGCCACACGCGTTGCCGGCCTCATTATTGCTGCCGTTATGATGGGTGCTATTGGCATGGTTCATTTACAAAACGGCTGGAGTTTTACATCAGGTTGGGGTGACGGTACAAATAATATGGGTGGTGCTGAATTCCAAACTCTCGTAGCTGCTATAGCATTATTCTTTGCGTTCAAGGGGAACAGCCTTAATGAAGCCAACTCATAA
- a CDS encoding pirin family protein: protein MSNTREIALLVNGIRTTDGAGVQLKRILGSPELNYLDPFLLFDEFRNDNPDAYIGGFPHHPHRGFETVTYMKQGRMRHRDSSGNEGLLTTGSVQWMTAGRGIIHSEMPEQENGLMWGYQLWVNLPKKLKMTEPRYQDIPSENIPVYEKDDLQVRVISGNFSDVSAIAETNIEIHYLDVNLGNKSMFEHNLPKSFQSFIYVYEGEAVVGDTVVKRNTLGVLSAGEKIQVSSRVVETSFLLIAGKQLNEPIARGGPFVMNTKEEILKAFEDYKNGILDKPVAEIDNG, encoded by the coding sequence ATGAGTAATACCAGGGAGATTGCGCTGCTTGTGAATGGTATCAGAACAACAGATGGTGCCGGTGTTCAACTCAAAAGGATTCTTGGCTCACCAGAACTAAATTATCTCGATCCGTTTCTGCTCTTCGATGAATTTCGCAATGATAATCCGGATGCGTATATCGGCGGATTTCCGCATCATCCTCACCGTGGATTCGAGACCGTAACTTACATGAAGCAGGGTCGGATGCGGCATCGTGATTCGAGTGGAAATGAAGGACTGCTCACTACCGGATCGGTGCAATGGATGACAGCCGGGCGCGGAATTATTCACAGCGAAATGCCGGAACAGGAAAACGGACTCATGTGGGGATATCAATTGTGGGTCAATTTGCCAAAGAAATTAAAGATGACCGAACCACGCTATCAGGACATTCCATCGGAAAATATTCCAGTCTATGAAAAGGATGACCTTCAAGTTCGAGTCATTTCCGGTAATTTTTCTGATGTTTCCGCCATTGCTGAGACGAACATTGAAATTCATTACCTGGACGTGAATCTTGGAAATAAATCTATGTTTGAACACAATTTGCCAAAATCTTTTCAGAGTTTTATTTATGTGTATGAGGGCGAAGCAGTTGTGGGAGATACAGTTGTAAAAAGAAACACACTTGGCGTTTTAAGTGCAGGTGAAAAAATACAGGTTTCTTCTCGAGTTGTAGAAACGTCTTTTTTACTGATTGCCGGTAAACAGCTGAATGAGCCCATTGCCCGTGGCGGCCCGTTTGTAATGAACACCAAAGAAGAAATACTCAAGGCATTTGAAGATTACAAGAATGGGATTCTCGACAAACCTGTGGCAGAGATAGACAATGGCTGA